From a region of the bacterium genome:
- a CDS encoding DUF190 domain-containing protein, which translates to MPLQGPGKLLSVYLGESDKWHHQPLYMAIVERARREGLAGATVIRGDAGFGAHSRVHTANLLALSADLPIVIQLVDTAERIEAFRPILDEMVQEGLVTLQDVEIVSYRHRKG; encoded by the coding sequence ATGCCCCTCCAAGGCCCCGGCAAGCTCCTCAGCGTCTACCTCGGCGAAAGCGACAAGTGGCACCACCAGCCCCTCTACATGGCCATCGTCGAGCGGGCGCGCCGCGAAGGCCTCGCCGGCGCCACCGTCATCCGGGGCGACGCGGGCTTCGGCGCCCACAGCCGGGTCCACACGGCCAACCTCCTGGCGCTCTCGGCCGATCTGCCCATCGTGATCCAGCTGGTCGACACCGCCGAGCGAATCGAGGCCTTCCGCCCGATCCTCGACGAGATGGTCCAAGAGGGCCTGGTCACCTTGCAAGACGTCGAGATCGTCTCCTACCGGCACCGCAAGGGCTGA
- the chrA gene encoding chromate efflux transporter, protein MRDARPRVALLEVALLFLKLGTTAFGGPAAHIAMMEDEVVRRRGWLSRERFLDLLGATNLIPGPNSTELAIHVGHHVAGWRGLLIAGACFILPATLIVGAIAWLYTRFGALPAMAGLLVGVKPVVIAVVAQALWGLGRTALKSRLLAVAALGALVLCLLGVNELAILFGTGGAFALACRLRERRADLPRAELALLPFFSGLVPAAPVAAPVGLWPLFAFFVKVGSVLFGSGYVLLAFLRADLVQRWGWLTDAQLLDAIAVGQVTPGPVFTTATFIGYLLGGGPGAAIATLGIFLPAFCFVALSAPLIPRLRSSPTMGSFLDGLNVASLALMAAVTWQLARSSLVDPLSIGLALMSLLLLVRFKWSSVWLMACGAALGILLALRGG, encoded by the coding sequence ATGAGGGATGCTCGGCCTCGGGTCGCGCTCTTGGAGGTGGCCCTTCTTTTCCTGAAACTCGGGACCACGGCCTTCGGCGGCCCCGCCGCCCACATCGCGATGATGGAGGACGAGGTCGTCCGGCGTCGAGGGTGGCTCAGCCGCGAGCGCTTCCTGGATCTGCTCGGTGCGACCAACCTGATCCCCGGCCCCAACTCGACCGAGCTTGCCATCCACGTCGGCCACCACGTGGCCGGCTGGCGGGGCTTGCTCATCGCGGGGGCCTGCTTCATCCTCCCTGCGACCTTGATCGTGGGGGCGATCGCCTGGCTCTACACCCGCTTCGGAGCGCTGCCCGCCATGGCGGGCCTGCTCGTTGGGGTCAAGCCGGTCGTCATCGCCGTGGTCGCGCAGGCCCTGTGGGGGCTGGGGCGCACGGCCCTCAAGTCGCGCCTGCTCGCGGTGGCGGCCCTGGGGGCCCTGGTCTTGTGCCTGCTTGGCGTCAACGAGCTGGCGATCCTCTTCGGCACGGGGGGCGCGTTCGCCCTGGCGTGCCGCCTGCGCGAACGCCGAGCGGACTTGCCGCGCGCCGAGCTCGCGCTGCTGCCCTTCTTCTCGGGCCTCGTCCCAGCGGCGCCGGTGGCGGCCCCGGTCGGCCTGTGGCCTCTCTTCGCCTTCTTCGTGAAGGTGGGCTCGGTGCTCTTCGGCAGCGGCTACGTGCTGCTCGCCTTCTTGCGCGCCGATCTGGTCCAGCGGTGGGGGTGGCTGACGGACGCGCAATTGCTCGATGCGATCGCCGTGGGCCAGGTGACGCCGGGGCCGGTCTTTACCACCGCGACCTTCATCGGGTACTTGCTGGGCGGGGGGCCGGGGGCAGCGATCGCGACCTTGGGCATCTTCTTGCCCGCCTTCTGCTTCGTGGCCCTGAGCGCGCCCTTGATCCCGCGCCTGCGCTCCTCGCCGACGATGGGGTCCTTCCTGGATGGCCTCAACGTGGCCTCGCTCGCGTTGATGGCGGCGGTCACCTGGCAGCTCGCGCGTTCGAGCCTGGTCGATCCGCTGAGCATCGGCCTGGCGCTTATGAGCCTCCTGCTTTTGGTGCGCTTCAAATGGAGCTCGGTCTGGCTGATGGCCTGCGGTGCTGCGCTCGGGATCCTGCTCGCGCTCCGGGGGGGCTAG
- a CDS encoding TCR/Tet family MFS transporter, which translates to MLFIFITVLLDIIGIGIVIPITPQLVSQFVGGDLSDASRYYGPAIALYTAMQFLCAPTLGALSDRFGRKPILLLSLVGTSLAYLMTAFAPNLAWLYAARMLGGVAGASMTVASAYIADVSAPERRAQNFGMLGAAFGIGFIIGPALGGALGHFSLHLPFFVSAAVSLINFVYGLVALPESHRLENRRAFTWAKANPLSFVPLLRKYPQIMGMATSLLLVGLAQQCQQSNWVLFTSLRFKWSPAESGVSLALAGLCMVLVQGGLIRLVLPKLGERRAILYGLVLFGGSMVLFGLASKGWMMYAVTVVSSLSAIAGPATQGLISRQIGPDEQGAVQGALTSLTSLTGIVGPVVANQLFATFTAASAPVKIPGIAFFLGALLIGLAFLNMLRVFAKHPVPATAAQPAQV; encoded by the coding sequence ATGCTCTTCATCTTCATCACGGTACTGCTGGACATCATCGGGATCGGGATCGTCATTCCCATCACCCCGCAGCTCGTCTCCCAGTTCGTGGGCGGCGACCTCTCGGACGCCTCGCGCTACTATGGGCCCGCGATCGCGCTCTACACCGCGATGCAGTTCCTCTGCGCCCCGACACTCGGTGCGCTCTCCGATCGCTTCGGGCGCAAGCCGATCCTCTTGCTCTCGCTCGTGGGCACGAGCCTCGCCTATCTCATGACGGCCTTCGCGCCCAACCTCGCTTGGCTGTACGCCGCCCGCATGCTGGGCGGCGTGGCAGGGGCCAGCATGACGGTCGCCTCCGCCTACATCGCGGACGTCAGCGCGCCGGAGCGCCGTGCGCAGAACTTCGGGATGCTCGGAGCCGCCTTCGGGATCGGCTTCATCATTGGGCCGGCGCTCGGCGGCGCCTTGGGGCATTTCAGCCTCCACCTCCCCTTCTTCGTCTCGGCGGCGGTGTCGCTGATCAACTTCGTTTACGGCCTCGTCGCGCTCCCCGAGTCGCACCGTTTGGAGAACCGGCGCGCCTTCACCTGGGCCAAGGCGAACCCTCTCTCCTTCGTGCCGCTGCTGCGCAAGTACCCCCAGATCATGGGGATGGCGACGTCCCTCCTCTTGGTGGGCCTCGCCCAGCAGTGCCAGCAGAGCAACTGGGTGCTCTTCACCAGCCTGCGCTTCAAGTGGTCACCGGCAGAGAGCGGCGTCTCGCTCGCGCTGGCGGGCCTCTGCATGGTCCTGGTCCAGGGCGGCCTGATCCGGCTGGTCCTGCCCAAGCTCGGCGAACGGCGGGCGATCCTGTACGGGCTCGTGCTCTTCGGCGGGTCGATGGTGCTCTTCGGCCTCGCGAGCAAGGGTTGGATGATGTACGCGGTCACGGTGGTGTCGAGCCTGTCGGCGATCGCAGGCCCTGCGACCCAGGGCCTCATCTCTCGCCAGATCGGCCCGGACGAGCAGGGTGCCGTCCAAGGGGCGCTGACCAGCCTCACGAGTCTTACGGGCATCGTCGGCCCCGTCGTGGCCAATCAGCTCTTCGCCACCTTCACGGCGGCCTCGGCTCCGGTCAAGATCCCGGGCATCGCCTTCTTCTTGGGTGCTCTTCTCATCGGGCTCGCGTTCCTGAACATGCTGCGCGTCTTCGCGAAGCACCCGGTGCCTGCCACAGCGGCGCAGCCCGCCCAGGTGTGA
- a CDS encoding DUF2239 family protein produces MDTQPHTYTAFAETRLVAAGSIEDVALRTKEWLEEGGASVLVFEDQTGQQIDLDLRGTHDEALARLQAHPWLQRHQAPEEKRQGPGRPKLGVTSREVSLLPRHWDWLNEQSGGASVTLRKLVEEKMKQSQGADRARKARDAASKFMWSMGGNLPDFEEASRAFTRKEYARFDQLIEAWPEDIRAYMRKLVSTAAHAEEEVAGER; encoded by the coding sequence ATGGACACGCAACCGCACACCTACACGGCCTTCGCCGAGACGCGCCTCGTCGCCGCGGGAAGCATCGAGGACGTGGCCCTCAGGACCAAGGAATGGCTCGAAGAGGGCGGAGCCTCGGTGCTCGTCTTCGAGGACCAGACGGGCCAGCAAATCGACCTCGACCTCCGGGGCACGCACGACGAGGCCTTGGCGCGCCTTCAAGCGCATCCCTGGCTCCAGCGTCACCAAGCACCCGAGGAGAAGCGCCAGGGCCCCGGCCGTCCCAAGCTCGGCGTCACCTCGCGCGAGGTCTCGCTCCTGCCCAGGCACTGGGATTGGCTCAACGAGCAATCGGGCGGCGCCTCGGTGACCCTTCGCAAGCTCGTCGAAGAGAAGATGAAGCAGAGCCAGGGTGCGGACCGCGCCCGCAAGGCCCGCGACGCCGCCTCCAAGTTCATGTGGAGCATGGGCGGCAACCTGCCCGACTTCGAAGAGGCCTCGCGCGCCTTCACCCGCAAGGAATACGCGCGCTTCGACCAGCTGATCGAGGCGTGGCCCGAGGATATCCGGGCGTACATGCGAAAGCTCGTCTCCACGGCCGCTCACGCCGAAGAGGAGGTGGCAGGTGAACGCTAA
- a CDS encoding hemerythrin domain-containing protein, whose translation MDHEAPTTRRDFFRLASVLGAGLALSACMPKEGVGGAKALAASEAPVKADVEEVLPVEDLMREHGILRRILLIYREAEKRLFASQDVDPKILTGSAEIIRRFIEEYHEKLEEDYLFPHFERAGKLTDLVKVLKQQHEGGRRLTAEILAQATKAARVSEARRSLADALHAFVRMYEPHAAREDTVLFPAFRSVVTPKEYDQYGDIFEDKEKALFGTNGFENMVSQVADLEKAMGLYELSQFTPR comes from the coding sequence ATGGACCACGAAGCGCCCACCACGCGCCGCGACTTCTTCCGGCTGGCGAGCGTCCTCGGCGCGGGGCTCGCCCTCTCGGCCTGCATGCCCAAGGAGGGCGTCGGCGGCGCCAAGGCCCTGGCGGCGAGCGAGGCCCCGGTGAAAGCGGACGTCGAAGAGGTCCTGCCGGTCGAGGACCTCATGCGCGAGCACGGCATCCTGCGCCGGATCCTGCTCATCTACCGCGAGGCCGAAAAGCGCCTGTTCGCAAGCCAAGACGTCGATCCCAAGATCCTCACCGGCTCCGCCGAGATCATCCGGCGCTTCATCGAGGAGTACCACGAGAAGCTCGAAGAGGATTACCTCTTCCCCCACTTCGAGCGCGCCGGCAAGCTCACCGACCTGGTCAAGGTCCTGAAGCAGCAGCACGAGGGCGGACGCCGCCTGACCGCCGAGATCCTCGCCCAGGCGACGAAGGCGGCGCGCGTCTCGGAGGCCCGCCGCTCGCTGGCTGATGCCCTGCATGCGTTCGTGCGCATGTACGAGCCCCACGCCGCCCGGGAGGACACCGTCCTCTTCCCCGCCTTCCGCAGCGTGGTGACGCCCAAGGAGTACGACCAGTACGGCGACATCTTCGAGGACAAGGAGAAGGCGCTCTTCGGCACCAACGGCTTCGAGAACATGGTGTCGCAGGTGGCGGACCTCGAGAAGGCCATGGGGCTGTACGAGCTCTCGCAGTTCACCCCGCGATGA
- a CDS encoding TolC family protein: MLRPTAALLALALAFSATPARALAPIGLDEAVKQALAQNPQLMAAERQVEAAQAREVQAAALPNPNLKLSADSIRLGSSGGDYKAGLSQPLLLGGQRAARTEVAKLDKALAEFERAVLRQDLEARVKEAYARVLFEQEGLAFAKGNADAAQAHLRASQILVKAGEVPQVEALRAELDLSRAQRAVASSEGRVADALGRLNVLLGRKAEEPLAIQALPIPKLTSLPPVAQLVATSLERRPELSQAEANVQRETLLRRVALSGMWTGAEIEVGGGLSDGSPAIGASLTLPMPFYRQQGEVAEAEANRARAEAQRDQLRNEISLEVARAHREATLAADQAGRYQQAYLPQAERLLDNAQRRFRAGEGSGLEVIEARRALFETQTGYQQALLDFRLAIASLERATGSELTR; this comes from the coding sequence ATGCTTCGCCCCACCGCCGCTTTGCTCGCCCTCGCCCTGGCCTTTTCGGCGACGCCCGCTCGGGCGCTCGCTCCGATCGGCCTGGACGAAGCCGTGAAGCAGGCCCTTGCCCAAAACCCCCAGCTCATGGCCGCCGAGCGCCAGGTCGAAGCGGCCCAGGCGCGCGAAGTCCAGGCCGCGGCCCTGCCGAACCCCAACCTCAAGCTCTCGGCCGACTCCATCCGGCTCGGCAGCAGCGGCGGCGATTACAAGGCAGGGCTCAGCCAGCCCCTCTTGCTCGGCGGGCAACGCGCGGCGCGCACCGAAGTGGCCAAGCTCGACAAGGCGCTCGCCGAGTTCGAGCGCGCGGTCCTGCGCCAGGACCTCGAAGCCCGGGTCAAGGAGGCCTACGCCCGCGTCCTCTTCGAGCAAGAGGGCCTGGCGTTCGCCAAGGGCAACGCCGACGCGGCGCAGGCCCACCTGCGGGCGAGCCAGATCCTCGTCAAGGCGGGTGAGGTGCCCCAGGTCGAGGCGTTGCGCGCCGAGCTGGACCTCAGCCGTGCGCAGCGAGCGGTCGCCTCAAGCGAGGGCCGGGTCGCCGACGCCCTGGGACGCCTCAACGTCCTCTTGGGGCGCAAGGCCGAAGAGCCCCTCGCGATCCAGGCGCTGCCCATCCCCAAGCTCACGAGCCTGCCGCCCGTCGCGCAGCTCGTCGCGACCAGCCTCGAACGACGCCCTGAGCTGAGCCAGGCGGAGGCGAACGTTCAGCGCGAGACCCTCCTGCGCCGGGTCGCCCTCTCGGGTATGTGGACCGGCGCCGAGATCGAGGTCGGAGGCGGGCTCTCGGACGGATCGCCCGCCATCGGCGCCTCGCTCACCCTGCCCATGCCCTTCTACCGGCAGCAAGGCGAAGTCGCCGAGGCGGAGGCCAACCGGGCCCGCGCCGAGGCCCAGCGGGACCAGCTGCGCAACGAGATCTCGCTCGAAGTGGCGCGCGCCCACCGCGAGGCGACCTTGGCAGCAGACCAGGCGGGACGCTACCAGCAGGCCTATCTCCCGCAGGCCGAGCGCCTTCTGGACAACGCCCAGCGCCGCTTCAGGGCCGGCGAGGGCAGCGGGCTCGAAGTCATCGAGGCCCGGCGGGCGCTCTTCGAAACCCAGACGGGCTACCAGCAGGCGCTGCTCGACTTTCGCCTTGCGATCGCAAGCCTCGAACGGGCGACGGGAAGCGAGCTTACGCGCTGA
- a CDS encoding BlaI/MecI/CopY family transcriptional regulator, with protein MAPNDFDGGSFHPGKPGLKKLLGELEADIMQLVWAHEADAVTVREIHERLQETRRIAYTTVMTVMGNLAKKGLLSVEPVGKAYAYRPTQSYEQFTEGAVSRIVEELLKDFTNPAIASFTRAMDQQRP; from the coding sequence ATGGCACCGAACGATTTTGACGGCGGATCCTTTCATCCAGGCAAACCGGGGCTGAAGAAGCTGCTCGGCGAGCTGGAGGCCGACATCATGCAGCTCGTCTGGGCGCATGAGGCGGACGCGGTGACGGTCCGCGAGATCCACGAGCGCCTCCAGGAGACGCGCCGCATCGCCTACACGACCGTCATGACCGTCATGGGCAACCTGGCAAAGAAGGGCCTGCTCAGCGTCGAACCGGTGGGCAAGGCCTACGCCTACCGCCCGACCCAGTCGTACGAGCAGTTCACCGAGGGGGCCGTCTCGCGGATCGTCGAGGAGCTGCTCAAGGACTTCACCAACCCGGCGATCGCAAGCTTCACCCGGGCCATGGACCAGCAGCGTCCATGA
- a CDS encoding IPT/TIG domain-containing protein: MGCAAPGVTPERVQDLLGQVDFGTRKVQADLDDVANASTVSLIDTGTNTTIKTTVTSASGQFVLTFGNGFKPGTKVYYLEASKGLSNNLAGHDSVRLRTLARFQNGGWVTLTNLQPNVGVRVNLSTTALSVLASLEGTASIPPTGLLGRVSAGVDSSLEPPTPDTFEDSGTGTTNAAFHLVYGLVERLLSNDCDPVAGVVKKADTYALSDDVPLGPPPSLLTVVPASGMVGTLVTLYGTNFAPAAADCSVSFNGVPSAVLSATTTQLTVRVPAGATTGPVSVQTPQGTTAPVAFTVVATASSDIGGSFSAK; this comes from the coding sequence ATGGGCTGCGCGGCGCCTGGTGTCACGCCCGAGCGGGTCCAGGATCTGCTGGGGCAGGTCGACTTCGGGACCCGCAAGGTCCAGGCCGACTTGGACGACGTGGCCAACGCCTCCACGGTCTCCTTGATCGACACCGGCACCAATACCACCATCAAAACCACGGTCACCAGCGCATCCGGTCAGTTCGTTCTCACCTTCGGCAACGGCTTCAAGCCGGGCACCAAGGTCTACTACCTCGAAGCCTCCAAAGGCCTGTCGAACAACCTCGCAGGCCATGACTCCGTTCGCCTCCGGACGCTCGCGCGGTTTCAGAACGGGGGGTGGGTCACCCTCACCAACTTGCAGCCGAATGTGGGCGTCCGGGTGAACCTCTCGACGACCGCCCTGTCGGTGCTCGCCAGTCTCGAGGGGACCGCCTCGATCCCGCCGACCGGCCTTTTGGGAAGGGTTTCGGCGGGCGTCGACTCGTCCTTGGAGCCACCGACCCCCGACACCTTTGAGGACTCGGGGACGGGCACCACGAATGCGGCGTTCCATCTGGTCTACGGGCTCGTCGAACGCCTCTTGTCGAACGACTGCGATCCGGTCGCGGGGGTCGTCAAGAAGGCAGACACCTACGCCCTGTCCGATGACGTGCCCCTTGGACCGCCTCCCTCGCTCCTCACGGTCGTACCGGCCTCGGGGATGGTCGGCACCCTCGTGACGCTCTATGGAACGAACTTCGCCCCCGCGGCAGCGGACTGCTCGGTGTCGTTCAACGGCGTACCCTCAGCCGTGCTGTCCGCCACGACCACCCAGTTGACGGTGCGCGTGCCCGCAGGCGCCACCACGGGCCCGGTGTCCGTTCAGACGCCGCAGGGCACCACCGCCCCCGTGGCGTTTACTGTCGTTGCCACTGCCTCGTCCGACATCGGAGGATCTTTCAGCGCGAAGTGA
- a CDS encoding M48 family metalloprotease — MTVASSRQELTARGGMALAALGLPASLILAAGFGLVLMAVAGCRHMSLELGVTGGSLALLAVGGLASSFLGNLVRARRARNLADQVSIEVEDEERLRVVTRLAARLGVPAPSLRAVVSDAPYAFGVLDRPPCIVVSTWVFDHLTDPEWEALVAHELAHMRREDRLFRWLGSLFWRSLKGMPGAHRTWQQLDTAMEDAADRAAGELLGDEAALASARRKFLAAEGTGTPPAQLLKALAPAPLPVQLALASLGVVATLPLLPLVVVPLCMSFCGV; from the coding sequence ATGACGGTGGCATCTTCTCGCCAAGAGCTCACGGCGCGCGGGGGCATGGCCTTGGCGGCGCTCGGCCTGCCCGCCTCTCTCATCCTCGCCGCCGGCTTCGGGCTCGTCCTGATGGCGGTCGCCGGCTGCCGGCACATGTCCCTGGAGCTCGGGGTCACAGGCGGCAGTCTCGCACTGCTCGCGGTGGGGGGCCTGGCTTCGAGCTTCCTCGGCAACCTCGTCCGCGCCCGAAGGGCCCGAAACCTCGCCGACCAGGTCTCGATCGAGGTCGAGGACGAGGAGCGGCTGCGCGTCGTAACGCGCCTCGCGGCCCGGCTGGGGGTTCCTGCCCCCTCGCTGCGAGCCGTCGTCTCGGATGCCCCCTACGCCTTCGGGGTCCTCGATCGCCCGCCGTGCATCGTCGTCTCGACCTGGGTCTTCGACCACCTGACGGATCCCGAGTGGGAGGCCCTCGTCGCACACGAGCTGGCCCACATGCGCCGAGAAGATCGCCTGTTCCGCTGGCTCGGCTCCCTGTTCTGGCGCAGCCTCAAGGGGATGCCGGGGGCGCACCGAACCTGGCAGCAGCTCGACACCGCCATGGAGGATGCCGCCGATCGCGCTGCGGGCGAGCTCCTGGGCGATGAGGCGGCACTCGCCTCTGCGCGTCGGAAGTTCCTCGCGGCAGAGGGCACGGGGACTCCGCCCGCCCAACTCCTCAAGGCCCTCGCACCCGCCCCCCTTCCGGTCCAGCTCGCGCTGGCGAGCCTCGGAGTGGTGGCCACCCTGCCGCTGCTGCCCCTCGTGGTCGTCCCGCTCTGCATGAGCTTTTGCGGGGTCTAG
- a CDS encoding DoxX family protein, with translation MPLTLMRLLVTQAPAATLLIRFMVGAVFLSEGIQKFLFPAALGVGRFAKIGLPAPEVLAPMVGSFEVGCGILILLGLLTRLAVLPTLTIILVALATTKLPILLHQGFWAMAHEARTDFSMLMGLLFLLLVGAGPWSLDARLAERE, from the coding sequence ATGCCCCTCACCCTCATGCGATTGCTTGTGACCCAGGCGCCCGCGGCAACGCTGCTCATCCGGTTCATGGTCGGTGCGGTCTTCCTCTCGGAGGGGATCCAGAAGTTCCTCTTCCCGGCGGCACTGGGCGTCGGGCGCTTCGCCAAGATCGGGTTGCCGGCGCCCGAGGTGCTGGCCCCGATGGTCGGAAGCTTCGAGGTGGGGTGTGGGATCCTCATCCTCCTGGGGCTGCTGACCCGCCTTGCCGTGCTGCCGACCCTCACCATCATCCTGGTCGCCCTCGCCACGACCAAGCTTCCGATCTTGCTCCATCAGGGCTTCTGGGCCATGGCCCACGAGGCCCGCACCGATTTCTCCATGCTCATGGGCTTGCTCTTCCTGCTGCTGGTCGGGGCCGGTCCCTGGTCGCTGGACGCCCGGCTCGCGGAGCGGGAATGA
- a CDS encoding sulfite exporter TauE/SafE family protein: MTFDLWVLLVAVLAGGVAAISGFGIGSLLTPLLVLQLDTKLAVAVVAIPHAAATAYRFWLLRAHLDRGVLAGFGVSSAIGGLLGAVLHAYAPVRALTLVFGLLLVFVGASGLSGLAEHLRFRGPWAWGAGALSGLLGGLVGNQGGIRSAALLGFDVSKEAFVATATAVGLLVDAARLPVYLATQGAAIAGQWSLVAIATVGVLVGTVAGSRVLRRIPDAVYRPMVSGIILALGLAMLARALL, encoded by the coding sequence ATGACCTTCGACCTCTGGGTGTTGCTGGTCGCCGTGCTGGCCGGCGGCGTCGCCGCCATCTCGGGCTTCGGCATCGGCAGCCTGCTCACCCCCTTGCTGGTCCTCCAATTGGACACCAAGCTCGCGGTCGCCGTGGTGGCGATCCCCCACGCCGCGGCGACCGCCTACCGCTTCTGGCTCCTGCGCGCGCACCTGGACCGCGGGGTGCTCGCAGGCTTTGGCGTCAGCAGCGCCATCGGGGGGCTTCTCGGCGCGGTGCTCCACGCCTACGCGCCGGTGCGGGCCCTCACGCTGGTCTTCGGGCTCCTGCTCGTCTTCGTGGGGGCGAGCGGCCTGAGCGGCCTCGCCGAGCACCTGCGCTTCCGGGGGCCCTGGGCCTGGGGGGCCGGTGCCCTCTCGGGCCTGCTCGGCGGCCTGGTCGGAAACCAGGGCGGCATCCGCTCGGCGGCCCTCTTGGGCTTCGACGTGAGCAAGGAAGCCTTCGTCGCCACCGCGACCGCCGTGGGGCTCTTGGTGGACGCGGCACGCTTGCCCGTCTACCTCGCCACCCAGGGGGCGGCGATCGCCGGCCAGTGGTCGCTGGTGGCGATCGCCACCGTCGGGGTCCTGGTCGGGACCGTCGCGGGCAGCCGGGTGCTGAGGCGGATTCCCGACGCCGTCTACCGCCCCATGGTCTCGGGGATCATCCTCGCGCTCGGGCTGGCCATGCTCGCGCGGGCCCTGCTTTGA
- the crcB gene encoding fluoride efflux transporter CrcB encodes MVAALRGWGLFRFSRNRIVWELLWVGSGGFFGAISRYALGNWVTSKLGATFPFGTLVINLSGCFILGFFGTLALQRATLIPPEARLLIAVGFVGAYTTFSTFSFEIIRLLEENNLVLALAYVLGSVLFGLLLTYLGVIAARALG; translated from the coding sequence ATGGTGGCAGCCCTCAGGGGATGGGGGCTTTTTCGTTTCTCGAGGAATCGGATCGTGTGGGAACTGCTCTGGGTCGGAAGCGGCGGATTCTTCGGGGCCATCAGCCGCTATGCCCTCGGGAACTGGGTCACCTCAAAGCTCGGAGCCACCTTCCCCTTCGGGACGCTCGTCATCAACCTCTCGGGCTGCTTCATCCTCGGCTTCTTCGGGACCCTCGCCCTCCAGCGCGCCACCCTCATCCCGCCTGAAGCGCGCTTGCTCATCGCCGTCGGGTTCGTGGGCGCCTACACCACCTTCTCGACCTTCAGCTTCGAGATCATCCGCCTGCTCGAAGAGAACAACCTCGTCCTGGCCCTGGCCTACGTCCTGGGCAGCGTCCTCTTCGGGCTGCTGCTGACCTACCTCGGCGTCATCGCGGCCCGCGCCCTCGGTTGA
- a CDS encoding EamA family transporter: MSLPTIALTLVTIFLWGLIPIFDKLALTHFSASPLVGIAIRTVGVSAIAIPLALTIGKGTRLIRELPPLAIGLFLASGVTSMLLAQYCYYLLLQRADVSRVFPFLFSAAPVVTMLIGVFGLKETLSAKQIVGVALVVVGGLFLL, from the coding sequence ATGAGCCTTCCCACCATCGCCCTGACGCTCGTCACCATCTTCCTGTGGGGCCTCATCCCCATCTTCGACAAGCTGGCGCTCACGCATTTCTCGGCCTCGCCCCTCGTCGGGATCGCCATCCGGACGGTGGGGGTCTCGGCGATCGCCATCCCGCTCGCGCTGACCATCGGCAAGGGCACCCGCCTGATCCGCGAGCTGCCGCCGCTCGCCATCGGTCTGTTCCTGGCGAGCGGCGTCACCTCGATGCTGTTGGCGCAGTATTGCTACTACCTGCTCTTGCAGCGCGCCGACGTGTCGCGGGTCTTCCCCTTCCTGTTCAGCGCGGCACCGGTCGTCACGATGCTGATCGGCGTCTTCGGCCTCAAGGAGACGCTCAGCGCCAAGCAAATCGTTGGCGTTGCGCTGGTCGTGGTGGGTGGGTTGTTCTTGCTTTAG
- a CDS encoding GIY-YIG nuclease family protein, whose amino-acid sequence MNAKETLKADYRHNWPKLRKMGVYQIKNQVNGKVFLAASLNLEGTVERDRAWLPRGGHTNHKLQQDWKAFGADAFTFEILETLTPTDEPRDYAAEAALLLEAWKAQLEPYGDKGYLPPPRR is encoded by the coding sequence GTGAACGCTAAGGAAACCCTCAAGGCCGACTACCGACACAACTGGCCCAAGCTCCGCAAGATGGGCGTGTACCAGATCAAGAACCAGGTGAACGGCAAGGTCTTCCTCGCGGCGAGCCTGAACCTGGAAGGCACGGTCGAACGCGATCGCGCCTGGCTGCCCCGAGGCGGCCACACCAACCACAAGCTCCAGCAGGACTGGAAGGCGTTCGGCGCGGACGCCTTCACCTTCGAGATCCTGGAGACCCTGACCCCGACGGACGAGCCGCGCGATTACGCGGCCGAGGCCGCGCTCTTGCTCGAAGCATGGAAGGCGCAGCTCGAACCCTACGGCGACAAGGGCTACCTTCCGCCGCCCCGGCGATAG